In the Hordeum vulgare subsp. vulgare chromosome 7H, MorexV3_pseudomolecules_assembly, whole genome shotgun sequence genome, one interval contains:
- the LOC123410666 gene encoding putative pentatricopeptide repeat-containing protein At3g13770, mitochondrial, translated as MLMTRGLRRAAVPRLARRYMCATAARRTTTSGLVAPGAGARFHDYDAAVTACVERRALKQGRQVHAHMVTARYRPPVYLATRLVIMYARCGALDDARNVLDGMPERNVVSWTAMISGYSQTGQHAEALELFIRMLRAGCKPNEFTFATVLTSCSGPQSIHQVKQVHSLIAKTNFESHMFVGSSLLDMYAKAGNIQEARRVFDMLPERDTVSCTAIISGYAQLGLDDEALDLFRQLYSTGMQCNYVTFTTLLTSLSGLASLDYGRQVHGLILRKELPFFVVLQNSLIDMYSKCGKLLYSRRVFDHMPQRSAISWNAMLMGYGRHGIGHEVVQLFRSMTEEVKPDSVTLLAVLSGCSHGGLVDEGLDIFDLIVKEQNAVLSIGHYGCVIDLLGRSGRLQKALDLIRDMPFEPTPAIWGSLLGACRVHINVSVGEVVAQKLLDMEPGNAGNYVILSNIYAAAGMWKDVFRVRNLMLEKTVTKEPGQSWIILDKVIHTFRSSDRFHPRKKDIDAKIKEIYVDIKAAGFVPDLSCVLHDVDDEQKERMLLGHSEKLAVTFGLMNTPPGLTIRVMKNLRICVDCHNFAKFVSKVYRREISLRDKNRFHLLTDGACTCGDYW; from the exons ATGCTCATGACGCGCGGGTTACGGCGTGCCGCCGTGCCGCGCCTCGCGCGCCGCTACATGTGTGCCACGGCGGCTCGACGTACCACAACGTCGGGTTTGGTAGCGCCCGGCGCCGGAGCGAGGTTCCACGACTACGACGCCGCCGTCACGGCGTGCGTCGAGAGGCGGGcgctcaagcaaggaaggcagGTGCACGCGCACATGGTCACGGCGAGGTACCGCCCGCCCGTGTACCTGGCCACGCGGCTGGTCATCATGTACGCGAGGTGCGGGGCGCTGGACGACGCGCGCAACGTGCTCGACGGGATGCCGGAACGGAATGTGGTGTCCTGGACGGCCATGATCTCTGGGTACTCGCAGACCGGCCAGCATGCCGAGGCCTTGGAGCTGTTCATCCGGATGCTTAGAGCTG GATGCAAGCCTAATGAATTCACTTTTGCAACTGTTCTTACATCATGTTCTGGCCCTCAGAGCATACACCAGGTCAAGCAAGTCCATTCTCTCAttgccaaaacaaattttgagtcgCACATGTTTGTTGGGAGCTCCCTTCTTGACATGTACGCCAAGGCAGGGAATATCCAAGAAGCTCGGAGGGTGTTCGACATGCTTCCAGAAAGAGACACTGTTTCCTGTACCGCCATTATATCTGGCTATGCTCAGCTGGGCCTTGATGATGAAGCCTTGGACTTGTTCAGGCAGTTGTACAGTACAGGGATGCAATGCAATTATGTTACTTTTACGACCCTTCTCACTTCATTATCTGGGCTGGCCTCCCTGGATTATGGCAGGCAAGTTCATGGACTAATACTTCGTAAAGAGTTACCATTTTTCGTTGTTCTACAGAATTCTTTGATTGATATGTACTCCAAATGTGGCAAGTTGTTATACTCAAGGAGGGTATTTGATCACATGCCACAGAGATCAGCCATCAGTTGGAATGCAATGCTTATGGGATATGGTAGACATGGCATAGGGCATGAAGTCGTTCAGCTCTTTAGAAGTATGACTGAAGAAGTGAAGCCTGACAGTGTTACCCTGTTAGCTGTTTTATCTGGTTGTAGTCACGGTGGGCTGGTTGATGAGGGGCTTGACATTTTCGATCTTATAGTAAAAGAACAAAATGCAGTTCTCAGCATTGGGCATTATGGGTGTGTTATTGATCTTCTTGGACGCTCTGGACGACTACAGAAGGCTTTAGATTTGATACGAGATATGCCATTTGAGCCGACTCCAGCAATTTGGGGTTCATTGCTTGGTGCTTGCAGAGTTCATATTAACGTTAGTGTTGGTGAGGTTGTTGCTCAGAAGCTTCTGGACATGGAGCCAGGAAATGCTGGAAACTATGTGATACTTTCTAACATTTATGCTGCTGCTGGAATGTGGAAAGATGTTTTCAGAGTTAGGAACTTAATGCTGGAGAAGACGGTAACCAAGGAACCAGGGCAGAGCTGGATAATTCTTGACAAGGTTATCCACACCTTTCGCTCAAGTGATCGTTTCCATCCCAGGAAGAAAGATATAGATGCTAAGATAAAGGAGATATATGTTGATATTAAAGCAGCTGGGTTTGTTCCGGACCTGAGTTGTGTTCTGCACGATGTTGACGATGAGCAGAAAGAACGCATGCTTCTTGGTCACAGTGAGAAGCTGGCAGTAACTTTTGGACTGATGAACACCCCTCCAGGCTTGACTATCCGGGTTATGAAGAATCTTCGCATCTGTGTTGACTGCCATAATTTTGCGAAGTTTGTTTCAAAAGTTTACCGAAgggagatatctctcagggataaAAATCGGTTTCATCTACTTACAGATGGAGCTTGCACTTGTGGAGACTACTGGTGA